Proteins encoded within one genomic window of Geotalea daltonii FRC-32:
- a CDS encoding alpha-1,4-glucan--maltose-1-phosphate maltosyltransferase, which translates to MSEGRKRVVIEGVFPQVDCGLYPVKRICGDELTVKADIFCDGHDEVSAVLLYRGETEQPWREEQMKHVGNDRWEGSFALRSTGVWHYTIIAWVDHFKSWQKDLLKKYEDGQDVTVELDMIRDQLKKAAETAAGNGNHQASERLHAAADELSSRHSPEQRVALGLISEGHLYSSIMDRPLATRYHHELSVVVEREKAGFSAWYELFPRSLGTDGKRHGTFRDCEELLPELAGMGFDVLYIPPLHPIGSTNRKGKNNAPTADPDDPGSPWAIGAISGGHAQLHPELGTMEDFESLVVKAAAHGLEVALDLAFQCSPDHPYVRDHPEWFFWRPDGTVQFAENPPKKYQDIIPFYFETPDWQSLWQELKRVVTFWIEKGIRIFRVDNPHTKPFPFWEWLIGEIRRDYPDVIFLAEAFTRPKVMYRLAKLGFSQSYTYFTWRTTRDELTAYLGELTRSEVREFFRPNFWPNTPDILPMHLQYGGRPAFIIRLVLAATLSSSYGIYGPVFELGVNDALPGKEEYLDAEKYEIRNWDRNAPGNLKELITTINRIRRENRAFHSTYNVTFYETDNDNLIFYSKVSRDGGNIILVVVNLDPTRVQGGRLHVPLEQLGIAPGHPYLIHDLISDEKSIWQGAWNFIELDPRRMPARIFQIRPRLRHEADFDYYM; encoded by the coding sequence ATGTCTGAAGGGAGAAAACGGGTAGTCATCGAAGGGGTCTTCCCCCAGGTGGATTGCGGCTTGTATCCTGTCAAAAGGATCTGCGGGGACGAGTTGACGGTGAAGGCCGATATTTTCTGCGACGGCCACGATGAGGTGAGCGCCGTTCTGCTCTACCGGGGGGAGACGGAGCAGCCGTGGCGCGAGGAGCAGATGAAGCATGTGGGCAATGACCGCTGGGAAGGCTCCTTTGCCCTCCGGAGCACCGGGGTCTGGCATTACACCATTATTGCCTGGGTGGACCATTTCAAATCGTGGCAGAAGGACCTGCTGAAAAAATACGAGGATGGACAGGATGTGACGGTAGAACTGGACATGATCAGGGATCAACTCAAGAAGGCTGCGGAAACGGCCGCCGGGAATGGGAATCATCAAGCCTCAGAGCGGCTGCATGCGGCGGCGGACGAACTTTCCAGCCGCCATAGCCCGGAACAGCGGGTGGCGCTGGGACTTATTTCTGAAGGACACCTTTACAGCAGTATCATGGACAGGCCACTGGCAACGCGTTATCACCATGAGCTTTCGGTGGTCGTCGAGCGTGAGAAGGCCGGCTTCAGCGCTTGGTATGAGCTGTTTCCCCGGTCCCTGGGGACAGACGGCAAGCGGCACGGTACCTTTCGAGACTGTGAGGAGCTTCTGCCCGAATTGGCGGGAATGGGCTTCGATGTGCTCTATATCCCCCCCCTCCATCCCATTGGTTCCACCAATCGCAAGGGAAAGAACAATGCCCCAACAGCCGACCCGGACGATCCGGGCAGTCCCTGGGCCATCGGCGCCATAAGCGGGGGACACGCCCAGCTTCATCCCGAGCTGGGTACCATGGAGGACTTCGAATCCCTGGTGGTCAAGGCGGCGGCCCATGGCCTTGAGGTCGCCCTCGACCTGGCCTTCCAGTGCTCCCCCGATCATCCCTATGTGCGGGATCACCCGGAATGGTTTTTCTGGCGGCCTGACGGCACAGTCCAATTTGCCGAAAATCCGCCGAAGAAATACCAGGACATCATCCCCTTTTACTTTGAGACACCGGACTGGCAGTCGCTCTGGCAGGAGCTGAAGCGGGTCGTGACCTTCTGGATCGAAAAGGGGATTCGCATCTTCAGGGTGGATAACCCGCATACCAAGCCCTTCCCTTTCTGGGAATGGCTGATAGGCGAGATAAGGCGCGATTATCCGGACGTGATCTTCCTGGCCGAAGCCTTCACCAGGCCAAAGGTCATGTACCGTCTGGCCAAGCTGGGCTTCAGCCAGTCCTACACCTATTTCACCTGGCGGACCACCAGGGACGAGCTGACCGCCTACCTGGGGGAGCTGACCCGCAGCGAGGTGCGGGAATTCTTCCGACCCAATTTCTGGCCGAACACTCCTGATATCCTCCCCATGCATCTCCAGTACGGGGGGCGGCCGGCTTTCATCATCCGCCTTGTCCTGGCGGCGACCCTGTCATCCAGCTACGGCATCTATGGCCCGGTCTTCGAGCTGGGGGTCAACGATGCCTTGCCGGGGAAAGAGGAATACCTGGACGCGGAGAAATACGAGATCAGGAACTGGGACCGCAATGCCCCCGGTAACCTGAAGGAGCTGATTACGACCATCAACCGCATCCGCCGGGAGAATCGCGCCTTCCACAGCACCTATAACGTTACCTTCTATGAGACGGACAACGACAACCTCATTTTCTACAGCAAGGTCTCCCGTGACGGCGGCAATATCATTCTCGTGGTGGTAAACCTGGACCCGACAAGGGTTCAAGGGGGGAGGCTGCACGTTCCCCTTGAGCAGCTTGGAATTGCTCCGGGGCATCCCTATCTGATCCACGATCTCATCAGTGATGAAAAATCCATCTGGCAGGGGGCCTGGAATTTCATCGAGCTGGACCCCCGCCGGATGCCGGCACGCATTTTCCAGATCCGTCCGCGTCTGCGCCATGAGGCGGATTTCGACTACTACATGTGA
- a CDS encoding AAA family ATPase: MDKIKNPFSPGAGSPPPELAGRNAILEQAEVLLGRVLARRPEKSLLLTGLRGVGKTVLLNEIERRAKNIGYRTILVEAHEGKSLAVLLAPHLRRLLFDLDRIAGAGDKARRGLAVLKSFVGAIKISMGEFDIGLDIEPESGAADSGDLEVDLPSLFMTVAEAAQERGVAVTILIDEIQYFKQLELSALIMAMHKMQQSQLPLVLIGAGLPILPGLAGESKSYAERLFNFPEVGPLPEPDANKALQDPVRAAHEEFAPDALAEIFRLTQGYPYFLQEWGYQVWNHAVASPISLQVVQEASDLVSKRLDENFFRVRFDRLTPREKMFLRAMAELGGGACRTSDVADQLHIKISAMGPLRAGLIKKGMIYSPSYGDVAFTVPLFDEFMRRAIPTFEP, translated from the coding sequence ATGGATAAAATCAAAAATCCCTTCTCCCCCGGAGCGGGTTCTCCACCACCAGAATTGGCAGGTCGCAACGCCATATTGGAACAGGCGGAAGTCCTTTTGGGCCGGGTGCTCGCAAGACGGCCGGAGAAGAGCCTATTGCTCACCGGGCTGCGCGGAGTTGGTAAGACTGTGCTGCTCAATGAGATTGAACGGAGAGCTAAAAATATTGGCTATCGTACCATCCTGGTTGAAGCGCACGAAGGGAAATCCCTGGCTGTCCTGCTGGCCCCACATCTGCGGCGCCTTTTGTTCGATCTAGACCGGATCGCCGGAGCCGGAGATAAGGCTCGTAGGGGGCTTGCCGTGCTCAAGAGCTTTGTCGGCGCAATCAAGATTTCGATGGGCGAGTTCGACATCGGTCTGGACATTGAACCGGAGTCGGGTGCGGCTGACAGCGGCGACCTTGAGGTCGATCTTCCCAGCCTCTTCATGACCGTGGCTGAAGCAGCACAGGAACGCGGTGTTGCAGTAACCATTCTAATCGACGAAATCCAGTACTTCAAGCAACTGGAACTGAGTGCCCTGATCATGGCAATGCACAAAATGCAGCAGAGTCAGCTCCCACTGGTGCTTATTGGCGCCGGTCTGCCAATCCTGCCGGGTCTGGCCGGAGAGTCCAAATCGTACGCCGAGCGATTATTTAATTTTCCAGAGGTTGGCCCACTGCCGGAACCGGATGCGAATAAGGCACTTCAAGATCCCGTACGGGCAGCTCACGAAGAATTTGCCCCTGACGCCCTGGCAGAAATATTCAGATTGACTCAAGGCTATCCCTATTTCCTGCAAGAATGGGGTTATCAGGTCTGGAACCATGCCGTTGCCTCCCCAATTTCTTTGCAGGTTGTGCAGGAAGCCAGCGATCTGGTCTCAAAGCGATTGGATGAAAACTTCTTCAGGGTGCGGTTCGACCGGTTGACTCCGCGCGAAAAGATGTTTCTGCGAGCAATGGCCGAACTTGGTGGTGGCGCTTGTCGCACCAGTGACGTTGCAGATCAGTTGCATATAAAGATTAGCGCCATGGGGCCGTTACGTGCCGGCCTGATAAAAAAAGGAATGATCTATAGCCCATCATACGGAGATGTGGCTTTCACTGTGCCATTGTTTGACGAGTTCATGAGGCGCGCAATCCCCACGTTCGAACCCTGA
- the treS gene encoding maltose alpha-D-glucosyltransferase, with translation MTGLKDEPLLWYKDAVIYEVHVRSFYDSNGDGIGDFRGLLKKLPFLHDLGVTAVWILPFYPSPLKDDGYDIADYYRIHPDYGTLGDFQAVLREAHRLGIRIITELVLNHTSDQHAWFQKSRRGGPRSVWRDFYVWSDTPAKYQDARVIFKDFESSNWSWDPVAKAYFWHRFYSHQPDLNYDNPRVHEAMLQVLDFWLGMGVDGLRLDAVPYLYEREGTNCENLPETYAFLNKIRQFMDEKYPGRMLLAEANQWPEDAVSYLGSGACHMAFHFPLMPRMFMALQMEESFPIINILEQTPGISEHSQWALFLRNHDELTLEMVTDEERDYMYRVYASDPRARINLGIRRRLAPLMGSDRRKIELMNVLLFSLPGTPIIYYGDEIGMGDNYYLGDRNGVRTPMQWSPDRNAGFSAANAQRLFLPVIIDPEYHYEAVNVENHTRNPSSLLWWMRRLIDLRKQYKAFSRGSLEFVRLRNPKVIAMIRKFEEETILIFINLSRFSQVVEIASPEFLGHVPEDIFSRNRFPVIKDSPYVLILGPYNYHLLLMSKAQEAEAPAAEYVCPELSVSGSWENILRRSGLAQMERRVLPGYLRKTRWFRSKGQTISKLIIGDSLPVPADNTSFFLSFIETAYTEGQTETYLLPLHYLPLTEGEEILQEYPEAVIARLKVNNEDGILYDAMYSSIFRHVIFGLIAGRKRIEGSEGRVLSGRPGHSFAAIFREKKAPLQSRVGKVEQSNTAVHFDESFFFKLYRRVEEGVNPEVEIGRFLTEKDRFAHVAPLVGVLEYWQKGTEPITLGIMQGLVENQGDAWGLTMDEVGEYVERVLASKEDMKVTPRLPANIYDADHGALSPKMQELMGGFYLEMVPLLGKRTAQLHLALSAHSKYPAFTPEPFSIFNQRSRFQSMRNRVRTVFDLLKRNLKNLKDEIRQEAEHLLLLEQEIIKKLGKFTGRRFSAMKTRIHGDYHLGQVLYTGQDFIIIDFEGEPARSMRERRIKDSPLRDVAGMINSFQYAAYAVLVQHAHIRTEDIPFLEPWAEAWYRYVAGTFLHAYLQNVKGAQFIPSLEADVQTILDIYILDKAIHDLGYEINNRPDWLLIPLRAIQRLMKNADQAEEMVK, from the coding sequence ATGACAGGACTGAAAGACGAACCCCTCCTGTGGTACAAGGACGCCGTTATTTACGAGGTTCACGTCCGAAGCTTTTACGACAGCAACGGCGATGGCATCGGCGATTTCCGCGGGCTCTTGAAAAAGCTCCCCTTTCTCCATGACCTGGGGGTGACGGCAGTGTGGATCCTGCCGTTTTATCCGTCGCCACTCAAGGACGACGGCTACGACATCGCCGATTATTACCGCATCCATCCCGATTACGGCACCCTCGGGGACTTCCAGGCGGTGCTGCGCGAGGCCCACCGGCTGGGTATCAGGATCATTACGGAGCTGGTGCTGAACCATACCTCCGATCAGCACGCCTGGTTCCAGAAGTCGCGCCGGGGTGGGCCACGGTCGGTGTGGCGGGATTTCTACGTCTGGAGCGACACCCCGGCCAAATATCAGGATGCGCGGGTCATCTTCAAGGATTTCGAGTCCTCCAACTGGTCGTGGGATCCGGTGGCCAAGGCCTACTTCTGGCACCGGTTCTATTCCCATCAGCCGGACCTGAATTACGATAATCCACGGGTCCACGAGGCTATGCTGCAGGTCCTCGATTTCTGGCTCGGCATGGGGGTAGATGGTTTAAGGCTCGATGCGGTGCCGTACCTGTACGAGCGGGAGGGGACCAACTGCGAGAACCTGCCGGAGACCTACGCCTTTCTCAACAAGATCCGCCAGTTCATGGACGAGAAATATCCGGGGCGGATGCTCCTGGCCGAGGCCAACCAGTGGCCGGAGGACGCGGTTTCCTACCTGGGGAGCGGCGCCTGCCACATGGCTTTCCACTTTCCTCTCATGCCGCGCATGTTCATGGCCCTGCAGATGGAGGAGTCCTTTCCCATCATCAACATTCTGGAACAGACTCCGGGCATTTCCGAACATTCTCAATGGGCGCTCTTCTTGCGCAACCACGACGAACTGACCCTGGAGATGGTCACCGACGAGGAGCGGGATTACATGTACCGGGTCTATGCCAGCGACCCCCGAGCCCGCATCAACCTGGGTATCCGCCGTCGCCTGGCGCCGCTCATGGGGAGTGACCGGCGCAAGATCGAGCTGATGAACGTGCTGCTCTTTTCTCTGCCCGGCACTCCCATCATTTATTACGGCGACGAGATCGGCATGGGGGACAACTATTACCTGGGGGACCGTAACGGCGTCCGCACCCCCATGCAGTGGAGTCCCGACCGCAATGCGGGCTTTTCTGCTGCCAACGCACAGCGTCTGTTCCTGCCGGTGATCATCGATCCCGAGTACCACTACGAGGCGGTCAATGTGGAGAACCACACCCGTAACCCGTCATCGCTGTTGTGGTGGATGCGGCGTCTCATCGATCTGCGCAAGCAGTATAAGGCCTTCAGCCGTGGCTCACTTGAGTTTGTCCGGTTACGCAATCCAAAAGTCATTGCCATGATCAGAAAATTCGAGGAGGAGACAATCCTCATCTTCATCAACCTGTCCCGCTTTTCCCAGGTGGTGGAGATAGCCTCTCCTGAGTTTCTCGGCCATGTACCGGAGGATATCTTCAGCCGCAATCGGTTCCCGGTGATCAAGGACAGCCCCTACGTGTTGATTCTCGGGCCATACAACTACCATCTCCTGCTCATGTCCAAGGCCCAGGAGGCGGAGGCGCCTGCAGCGGAATATGTGTGTCCCGAATTGTCGGTAAGCGGTTCCTGGGAGAACATCCTGAGACGGTCAGGTTTGGCCCAGATGGAGCGGCGGGTGCTTCCCGGCTACCTGCGAAAGACCCGCTGGTTCCGCAGCAAAGGGCAGACCATAAGCAAGCTGATCATCGGCGATAGTCTGCCCGTGCCGGCCGATAATACTTCCTTCTTCCTGAGCTTTATCGAGACCGCCTACACCGAAGGGCAGACCGAGACCTATCTCCTTCCCCTGCATTACCTGCCGTTGACCGAAGGTGAAGAAATCCTGCAGGAATACCCTGAGGCGGTCATTGCCCGGTTGAAGGTGAACAATGAAGACGGCATCCTTTACGATGCCATGTACAGCAGCATCTTCCGTCACGTTATTTTCGGCCTGATCGCGGGAAGAAAGCGTATTGAGGGATCTGAGGGAAGGGTCTTGTCCGGGCGTCCCGGACATTCCTTTGCCGCCATTTTCCGGGAAAAGAAGGCACCGCTGCAATCCAGAGTGGGCAAGGTTGAGCAGAGCAACACGGCTGTCCATTTCGACGAAAGTTTCTTCTTCAAACTTTACCGGCGCGTGGAGGAAGGGGTCAATCCCGAGGTGGAAATTGGCAGATTCCTGACGGAAAAGGATCGCTTTGCCCATGTTGCACCGCTGGTCGGGGTACTGGAGTATTGGCAGAAAGGGACGGAACCGATCACCCTTGGTATCATGCAAGGGCTGGTAGAGAACCAGGGGGATGCCTGGGGGCTGACCATGGACGAGGTTGGGGAATACGTGGAACGGGTCCTGGCAAGCAAGGAGGATATGAAGGTGACGCCGCGGCTGCCGGCCAATATCTATGATGCCGATCACGGGGCGCTTTCACCGAAAATGCAGGAACTGATGGGAGGCTTTTATCTGGAGATGGTGCCCCTCTTAGGCAAGAGGACGGCCCAGCTGCATCTGGCCCTGTCTGCCCACAGCAAATACCCGGCTTTTACCCCGGAGCCATTTTCCATCTTCAACCAGCGCTCGCGTTTCCAGTCCATGCGCAACAGGGTCCGCACCGTCTTCGATCTTCTGAAGCGGAACCTGAAAAACCTCAAGGACGAGATCCGGCAGGAGGCGGAACACTTGCTCTTGCTGGAACAGGAAATCATCAAAAAGCTCGGCAAATTTACCGGCCGCCGGTTTTCTGCAATGAAAACACGCATCCATGGGGATTATCACCTGGGACAGGTGCTCTATACGGGCCAGGATTTCATCATCATCGATTTCGAGGGGGAACCGGCGCGTTCCATGCGGGAAAGAAGGATCAAGGATTCGCCGCTCAGGGACGTTGCCGGCATGATCAATTCGTTCCAGTATGCGGCCTATGCAGTGCTGGTGCAGCATGCCCATATCCGTACCGAGGATATTCCTTTCCTGGAGCCATGGGCCGAAGCCTGGTACCGTTACGTGGCCGGCACTTTCCTCCATGCCTATCTGCAAAATGTGAAAGGTGCCCAATTTATCCCCAGCCTGGAGGCGGACGTACAGACCATCCTCGACATATACATCCTGGACAAGGCGATCCATGACCTGGGCTATGAGATCAACAACCGTCCCGACTGGCTGTTGATACCTCTGCGCGCTATTCAGCGTCTGATGAAGAATGCGGATCAGGCAGAAGAGATGGTCAAATGA
- a CDS encoding ArnT family glycosyltransferase, translating into MNKERFLNRNELTLLVSLFTVALLVRLYFIPFYRVISADGVGYVSAARNLINGNFAPLTTYGVIYPSLTAMVSLLGVDTESAGRLVSAVMGSLLIFPLYLLARDFFERSVGIIACILVIAWPPLRSWACEVMTQATYITLLVTWYWLLWQAFRRGSGRWALVAGAVAGLSYLTRPESLVAFAFMAPVLLLPCGGTRSVKKRLLLISVCAGSFILMLLPFVLLVHNVTGQWQLTGKGGATLADALSEYLGRPDLKNEPGFKGIGFLEVIRSYPDFLWINLSQNLIKVFQTMVPLYMWIAVVTGFFWGRWKREQITRRVYLLASFAPFGIIVVFFFVGPEYLQPYLPVLFLWVGNGLYSAELWLSGLFTANSGLSKYMAWAPVSIIAVSLLTLYTFAAQIPADRNKPYQFEDDGGRYDQRRIGELLKKHLPPGAKIMTRWGRISFYAEMENVGMPQTDLKEMVSTARQKGARYIIIDGMLAGMRPQFELLFLPLFNAPASIFSTAPRDGDSFTPLAGVRLHLLYKDPSSVGVAVYEVTP; encoded by the coding sequence ATGAACAAGGAACGATTCCTGAACAGGAATGAGCTGACACTGCTGGTTTCACTGTTTACCGTGGCCCTCCTGGTAAGGCTTTATTTCATTCCTTTCTATCGAGTCATTTCAGCCGATGGCGTTGGCTATGTATCTGCGGCGAGAAATCTTATCAACGGCAACTTTGCTCCGCTTACTACCTATGGTGTCATATATCCGTCATTGACGGCGATGGTAAGTTTATTAGGCGTAGATACGGAGTCAGCCGGTCGCCTCGTATCGGCAGTGATGGGCAGTCTGCTGATCTTTCCGCTGTACCTGCTTGCCAGGGATTTCTTTGAGCGTTCTGTTGGCATTATTGCCTGCATTCTCGTGATCGCCTGGCCGCCACTGCGCTCCTGGGCTTGCGAGGTCATGACCCAGGCAACATACATCACCTTGCTCGTCACATGGTACTGGCTTTTGTGGCAGGCTTTCCGCCGCGGGTCCGGGCGATGGGCGCTTGTCGCTGGCGCTGTAGCCGGGCTTTCATACCTTACCAGGCCGGAATCTCTGGTTGCCTTTGCCTTTATGGCGCCGGTACTGCTCCTGCCGTGCGGCGGCACCAGGAGCGTGAAAAAACGACTCCTTCTGATTTCAGTATGTGCAGGTTCTTTTATACTGATGTTGTTGCCCTTTGTCCTGCTGGTTCACAATGTTACCGGCCAGTGGCAATTGACCGGCAAGGGGGGCGCAACCCTTGCCGATGCCTTGAGCGAGTACCTGGGCCGGCCGGATCTGAAAAACGAACCCGGCTTTAAGGGAATCGGATTTCTTGAAGTGATTCGCTCCTACCCGGATTTTCTCTGGATAAACCTTTCGCAAAATCTGATCAAAGTCTTCCAGACCATGGTGCCCTTGTATATGTGGATCGCCGTGGTAACCGGTTTCTTTTGGGGAAGGTGGAAGCGGGAGCAGATAACCCGGCGAGTGTATTTATTGGCATCTTTTGCTCCCTTCGGCATCATCGTGGTCTTTTTCTTTGTTGGGCCTGAATACCTGCAACCGTACCTGCCGGTGCTTTTTCTATGGGTGGGTAATGGTCTGTATTCCGCTGAACTTTGGCTGTCGGGACTGTTTACTGCAAACAGTGGCCTTTCTAAATATATGGCTTGGGCACCGGTTTCCATTATCGCGGTCTCACTGCTTACCCTGTACACTTTTGCCGCGCAGATTCCCGCAGATCGCAACAAGCCTTATCAATTCGAAGATGATGGCGGTCGTTACGACCAGCGTCGTATCGGAGAGCTCCTGAAAAAACATCTCCCCCCGGGAGCAAAAATAATGACCCGGTGGGGAAGAATATCCTTTTATGCCGAAATGGAAAATGTAGGCATGCCCCAGACGGACCTTAAGGAGATGGTATCCACGGCCAGGCAGAAAGGGGCAAGATATATAATAATCGATGGTATGCTGGCCGGTATGCGACCGCAATTCGAGCTGCTTTTCCTGCCTCTTTTCAATGCACCTGCGTCAATCTTCAGTACAGCCCCACGGGACGGAGACTCTTTCACCCCCTTG